In Zingiber officinale cultivar Zhangliang chromosome 1A, Zo_v1.1, whole genome shotgun sequence, the DNA window AATGGTTAAATAACTCGTATTTGGGTGGAATACTGGTGGATTAGAAAATTGTTTGAGAGTAACTTTGGGAATTTCGCCGTTGTTTGGATAGAGATGGAAGGTTCTAAATTTGCTGGCTTTATTAGTGGCGGCGGTGGTGTAAATGTTGTCGGGAACAGCTTTTACGACTTGGGATGCTACCGGAAGCTTGATGAGGGCTCTAACATGTCTGTAGATAGCATCGGAAGCCTGCAGACGAGCACTGGGGATGGATCCATTGCTATGTCCGTTCAAAGTAGCAGTGTCGGATCAAACAACTCAAGAACTGGCATACTGCGTCATGGACTCCGTCTGTTTCCCGCTGCCAACTTATCAGCAGGGCACAGTGTGCGACCTGGTAGGGTGTCCCATGCCATAAATGACGATGGGTTGGCTCAGGCATTGATGGATCCACGTTATCCCACAGAATCTCTTCAGAACTATGATGAGTGGACTATTGATCTTAGGAAGTTGAATATGGGGATGGCCTTTGCTCAGGGTGCTTTTGGGAAACTTTATAAAGGCACATATGATGGAGAAGATGTTGCTATTAAGTTATTGGAAAAGCCAGAGAACGATCCTCAGAGGTCACAACTGATGGAGCAACAATTTGGTCAGGAGGTTATGATGCTGGCAAATCTCAAGCACCCAAATATTGTGAAGTTCATTGGAGCTTGCAGGAAGCCGATGGTCTGGTGCATTGTGACAGAATATGCCAAGGGAGGATCTGTGAGACAGTTTCTCATGAAAAGGCAGAATAGGTCAGTGCCTCTGAAACTGGCTGTCAAGCAAGCATTAGATATTGCCAAGGGTATGGAGTATGTGCACGGGCTAGGGTTCATACATAGGGATCTTAAGTCTGACAATCTGCTTATAGTTGCGGACAAATCAATTAAGATTGCTGACTTTGGAGTTGCACGTATTGAGATCAAGACTGAGGGGATGACGCCAGAAACTGGAACTTACCGTTGGATGGCACCGTATGCAAACATTCGTCTtatattttcttaataacttgAGATATCGTAAAAGTTCTATAAATGCGATAAATTTGCAGCTCCTGGTTTCTTCATTGTTTTGTCAGTTAGCCATACTTTC includes these proteins:
- the LOC122032733 gene encoding serine/threonine-protein kinase STY13-like: MEGSKFAGFISGGGGVNVVGNSFYDLGCYRKLDEGSNMSVDSIGSLQTSTGDGSIAMSVQSSSVGSNNSRTGILRHGLRLFPAANLSAGHSVRPGRVSHAINDDGLAQALMDPRYPTESLQNYDEWTIDLRKLNMGMAFAQGAFGKLYKGTYDGEDVAIKLLEKPENDPQRSQLMEQQFGQEVMMLANLKHPNIVKFIGACRKPMVWCIVTEYAKGGSVRQFLMKRQNRSVPLKLAVKQALDIAKGMEYVHGLGFIHRDLKSDNLLIVADKSIKIADFGVARIEIKTEGMTPETGTYRWMAPEMIQHRPYNQKVDVYSFGIVLWELITGMLPFQNMTAVQAAFAVVNREVRPNIPPDCLPALGEIMRRCWDANPDVRPSFTEIVTMLETAQQEIVNTVRKARFRCCIQPMAID